From the Paraflavitalea soli genome, the window GTTCCCTCACCCACGGTTCGGATTATCTTACACGGCCTTTTGCCGATCTGGGCAATGGTCCTGACACGGCGGCGCGGGTAGCTATTGCCAATGTACAGGAAGCGGCTGCTTATAAGGATGTGATACAACCCCTGTTGCAAACGAAGTGCTATAGCTGTCACAATAAGAACAAACAAAAAGGAGGGCTGCGGATGGATGAGCAGGCGCTGTTATTGAAAGGGGGTAAAAATGGAGTGGCTTTGTTGCCCGGCAAAGCGGCTGAAAGTGAATTGATGAAACGGCTGTTGCTGCCCAGGGAAAATGAAGACCATATGCCTCCTAAAGAAAAGCCTCAATTAACGGAAAGTGAAATAGCCCTGATACACTGGTGGATCGCTTCAGGTGCTTCCTTCGATAAAAAAGTAAAGGAGTTGGAGCAACCGGCTGCCGTGAAGCCAGCCCTGCTGGCCTTGCAAAACACTACCACAGAAAAGAAAGCCCTGCCGGAGATTCCCGCAGAACCGGTAAGCCGGGCTGATGACAGCGCCTTGAAAAGGATCAGGGAACTGGGTGTGGTGATCCTGCCCGTATCGCAGAACAGCAACTATCTTTCCGCCAATTTTATCACGGCTGTGAACGCGAGGGGCAAAGACCTGCAATTGCTGTTGCCGGTAAAGAAGCAACTGGTGTGGCTAAAACTAAGCAATCCTGCGATCAACGATTCTGCGCTGGCAACGATTGCCCAATGCAATAATATTACCCGCCTGCAATTGGATCATACCGCTATTACGGATGCGGGGTTACAACAACTCAAGTCACTCAAACAGCTGCAATACCTCAACCTGGTAGGAACCAAAATAACAGCCGCGGGATTGCTGCAATTAAAAGGACTTGATCAACTGCAATCTATTTATTGTTATCAATCGGCTATCAAAAAGGAAGACCTCGCTGCATTGCAGCAGGCATTTCCCAAAGCAAAGATCGATCCCGGAGGATACGAGGTGCCGATATTGGCAACCGATACCACGGAAGTAAAGCAGGCAGTGCAGCCATAAGATGATCAGGGTGAGCCGCCCTCAAGGGGCGACCCACCCTTCGTGAAGTAAGAATTTCGAAAGTCAGGATAATTTTTGATGGCTCTTTTGAGGCAAAGGTGAGTAGCCCTGCGGCGCGGCGTGGCAGCCAGGCAGGGCGGCCCGCCTTAAGCCTCTTGGCAATTTGTTCAAATCGCGGCAGCAATTCAGTATACTGTATTCTACTTGCCTTTAAACACTGGTTTTCTTTTCTCGAGGAATGCAGCAGCACCCTCTTGCATATCTTCAGTCGCGAAGCATTCTCCGAATTTTTGCACTTCCAGGTCGTATCCTTTTTGGGTGTGATCGAAGTTGTTAATGCACTCAATGATATTGGCGATGGCGATAGGCGCCTTGGATTGAATGGTTTGCAGAATCTCTTTTACTTTGGGCAGCAGCGCTTCGGGTGTTACTACTTCATTCACCAGGCCATAGCTCTGTGCTTCTTTGGCGGTGATCATCTTGCCGCTCATTAGTAACTCCATGGCCCGGCCTTTGCCTGCTACCTGCACCAGTCTTTGCGTACCGCCATACCCGGGTATCAACCCAAGGTTTACTTCGGGTTGACCAAATTTGGCATTGTCGGAGGCGATCATAAAATGGCAGGATAGTGCTAATTCACATCCACCTCCCAGTGCAAAGCCATTTACCGCTGCTACGATGGGCTTGGGTGCATTTTCTATCTTGAAGAAAATATCATGTCCTTTCTTGGCCAGCGCCATTCCCTGCTCTTTGCTCAGGCCCTGGAATTCCGTGATGTCGGCGCCTGCTACAAATGCCTTGCCGCCCGAACCGGTAATAATAGCCGATTTAATGTTTGTATTGTTGTATACTTCATCAATCGCCTTGCTAAGCTCTTCCATCACTGTTTTGTTGATGGCATTCAATTTATCGGGCCGGTTGATGGTAATAATACAAATATGCTGTTCTACTTCTACAAGCAAAGTTTCGTACATGACAAAGATTTTTTCAAATCTAAGGAATGTCTTCTATATAGGCTGTCAACCGGTTCTCTAATTTCCCCTTGCCGTACTTGTCCCAGAAGGTGACCACAATTTTGTATTCCTGTTGCCAGTCCATGGGCTTGCCTGTATTGATCGTGCATTTCAGTTCTCTGGCTTTCTCTTTATCCCAGGTGTCATTGCCCTGAAACAGGTCGTTTTCTGCCAGGATCTTTTTGCCGCTGCTATCGGTGATGGTGAGGGAACAACCTACAGATACTTTACCATCTTTCACTACCAGTCCTTCAACACCCTGGTTAATTACGGCAAAACTTTCGCCCAGCACTACCTGGTTGTGTGATACCGTTTCTCCGTTCATAACACGCAGCACTTCTGCCGGTTCCAGGTTAGTCCAGGAGGTTGTAATACCATTGCCACCG encodes:
- a CDS encoding enoyl-CoA hydratase/isomerase family protein, with the translated sequence MYETLLVEVEQHICIITINRPDKLNAINKTVMEELSKAIDEVYNNTNIKSAIITGSGGKAFVAGADITEFQGLSKEQGMALAKKGHDIFFKIENAPKPIVAAVNGFALGGGCELALSCHFMIASDNAKFGQPEVNLGLIPGYGGTQRLVQVAGKGRAMELLMSGKMITAKEAQSYGLVNEVVTPEALLPKVKEILQTIQSKAPIAIANIIECINNFDHTQKGYDLEVQKFGECFATEDMQEGAAAFLEKRKPVFKGK
- a CDS encoding c-type cytochrome domain-containing protein, with the protein product MYSTMFSLIGHFHPVFVHLPIGILLLAAVLQFIEKRKPGSNLEQAITISLLIGMISAVISCITGYFLSRSDDYDEQLVSQHQWMGIGVAVVAIILYFLRKRNRAPRWHGPLMLVLIVLVSITGHIGGSLTHGSDYLTRPFADLGNGPDTAARVAIANVQEAAAYKDVIQPLLQTKCYSCHNKNKQKGGLRMDEQALLLKGGKNGVALLPGKAAESELMKRLLLPRENEDHMPPKEKPQLTESEIALIHWWIASGASFDKKVKELEQPAAVKPALLALQNTTTEKKALPEIPAEPVSRADDSALKRIRELGVVILPVSQNSNYLSANFITAVNARGKDLQLLLPVKKQLVWLKLSNPAINDSALATIAQCNNITRLQLDHTAITDAGLQQLKSLKQLQYLNLVGTKITAAGLLQLKGLDQLQSIYCYQSAIKKEDLAALQQAFPKAKIDPGGYEVPILATDTTEVKQAVQP